From the genome of Methylocystis bryophila, one region includes:
- a CDS encoding CHASE2 domain-containing protein gives MKRRRLIFLLSALCAALFVLPWALIQPPFLEDMRNFVFDRFQRLSPRVYDRDSPVRVVAVDEESVKLLGQWPWPRDKWAEILGKLTSLGAASIALDVLFAEPDRLSFENILASVANKKSQKDLAKSLAKTATNDQLFAKAIQSAPLVLGMTLVNKGGAQSHPQKAGLVIAGDDPAPFLASFQGVVTPIPILGEPAQGMGATNWLPDHDQIVRRIPLIAADPSGPLPSLSLEALRVAQRETTYVIRSSNASGEQAGGVKTGVNAIAVGAIEIATGPHADIRPRYAYSDPTRVISVDAVMRDQVDRSEIEGRIVFVGEVAAGLGDVRATPLESTVPGVEIHAQIIEALLSNQLLSRPDWAPGAEFAIAAGLILILTVLSLFAPPLVSTLFVIVSIAALFYASFRIFRQDGLLFDPFYPSAALAVAYTIGAITQWQFERAAKQHVHQAFGKFLSPSVVERLAENPDRLVLGGETRELTVLFSDLRNFSTLSEGMSAQELTHFMNDYLTPMTDCILDRDGTVDKYIGDAIMAFWNAPLDVPEHPRKAVSAALAMREAMISLNALREEKARAAGVAHRQIAMGAGINIGPCSVGNMGSTRRFDYSVLGDAVNLASRLEGASKILKVDILVSGDVRKAAPEFAWLDLGEIVVVGRETPTAVATIAGDEAFAKSPEFAAWSVRHEEMLEDYAARRFNAAAALANRLALETPERWRSLYQLLETRYRALAERDPTEDWSAAWVMESKSGTEEKAKPSAAGRTPEVVV, from the coding sequence ATGAAGCGACGGCGACTGATCTTCCTTCTCTCCGCGTTATGCGCGGCGCTTTTCGTCCTTCCGTGGGCGCTGATCCAGCCGCCTTTTCTCGAGGACATGCGCAATTTCGTCTTCGATCGCTTCCAGCGACTTTCCCCGCGCGTCTATGATCGCGACTCCCCAGTCCGGGTCGTCGCGGTGGACGAGGAAAGTGTGAAGCTCCTGGGCCAATGGCCCTGGCCGCGCGACAAATGGGCCGAGATCTTGGGCAAGCTGACGAGCCTCGGCGCGGCTTCGATCGCGCTCGACGTGCTCTTCGCGGAGCCGGATCGTCTGAGCTTCGAAAATATCCTCGCCTCGGTCGCCAACAAGAAATCGCAAAAGGACCTCGCCAAATCCCTGGCGAAGACCGCGACCAACGATCAGCTTTTCGCCAAGGCGATCCAATCGGCGCCGCTGGTTCTGGGAATGACGCTCGTCAACAAAGGCGGCGCGCAGAGCCACCCCCAAAAGGCCGGGCTTGTCATCGCCGGCGACGACCCCGCGCCCTTCCTCGCGTCCTTTCAGGGCGTGGTGACGCCGATCCCTATTCTCGGAGAGCCCGCGCAGGGCATGGGCGCGACGAATTGGCTGCCCGACCACGATCAGATCGTGCGCCGCATCCCGCTGATCGCGGCGGACCCCTCCGGGCCCCTCCCGTCGCTCTCGCTCGAGGCGCTGCGCGTCGCGCAGAGGGAGACGACCTATGTGATCCGTTCGTCGAACGCGAGCGGCGAGCAGGCAGGCGGCGTGAAGACCGGCGTCAACGCGATCGCCGTGGGCGCGATCGAGATCGCCACGGGTCCGCACGCCGACATTCGTCCTCGTTACGCCTATTCCGACCCCACCCGCGTGATCTCTGTCGACGCCGTGATGCGTGATCAGGTCGACCGCAGCGAAATCGAGGGCCGCATCGTCTTCGTCGGCGAGGTGGCGGCCGGGCTTGGCGACGTGCGCGCAACGCCCCTCGAATCCACGGTGCCGGGCGTCGAGATCCACGCGCAGATCATCGAGGCTCTGCTTTCCAATCAATTGCTGTCGCGTCCGGATTGGGCTCCCGGCGCCGAGTTTGCGATCGCGGCCGGGCTCATCCTGATTTTAACCGTGCTGAGCCTCTTTGCGCCGCCGCTCGTTTCGACTCTCTTCGTCATCGTGTCGATCGCCGCTCTGTTTTATGCCTCCTTCCGAATCTTTCGACAGGACGGCCTGCTTTTCGATCCTTTCTATCCGAGCGCGGCGCTGGCGGTCGCCTACACGATCGGCGCCATCACGCAGTGGCAGTTCGAGCGCGCCGCCAAACAGCACGTGCATCAGGCCTTCGGTAAGTTTCTCTCGCCCTCGGTCGTCGAGCGGCTGGCGGAAAATCCCGATCGGCTCGTGCTCGGCGGCGAGACGCGCGAGCTCACCGTGCTCTTCTCCGATCTGCGGAATTTTTCCACGCTCTCGGAAGGCATGAGCGCGCAGGAGCTCACGCACTTTATGAACGACTATTTGACGCCGATGACCGATTGCATTCTCGATCGCGACGGCACGGTGGACAAATACATAGGCGACGCGATCATGGCGTTCTGGAACGCGCCGCTCGACGTGCCCGAGCATCCGCGGAAAGCCGTCAGCGCCGCTCTGGCGATGCGCGAGGCGATGATCTCCCTCAACGCCCTGCGCGAGGAGAAGGCGCGAGCCGCGGGCGTCGCCCATCGGCAAATCGCGATGGGGGCGGGAATCAATATCGGTCCCTGCAGCGTCGGCAATATGGGCTCGACCCGGCGATTCGACTATTCCGTGCTCGGCGACGCCGTGAATCTCGCCTCGCGCCTGGAGGGCGCGAGCAAGATCCTCAAAGTCGACATTTTGGTCTCGGGCGACGTGCGCAAGGCCGCGCCCGAGTTCGCTTGGCTCGACCTTGGCGAAATCGTCGTGGTGGGTCGAGAAACGCCGACCGCCGTCGCGACGATCGCCGGCGACGAGGCCTTCGCGAAGAGCCCTGAATTCGCCGCTTGGTCGGTCCGGCACGAGGAGATGCTGGAAGACTATGCGGCGCGACGCTTCAATGCGGCGGCGGCGCTCGCAAACCGCCTGGCTCTCGAAACGCCCGAGCGCTGGCGCTCCCTTTACCAACTGCTGGAAACGCGTTACCGCGCCCTCGCAGAACGCGACCCGACTGAAGATTGGTCCGCAGCCTGGGTGATGGAGAGTAAGTCCGGGACTGAGGAAAAGGCGAAGCCCAGCGCCGCGGGGCGAACGCCTGAGGTCGTGGTCTAG
- the nikR gene encoding nickel-responsive transcriptional regulator NikR has translation MQRVTMTIDEELMESLDRYMAASGHRNRSEAVRDLVRAGLLLQPENDDGERACMAALVYVYDHETRQLSKRLLSDHHSHADMSIATLHVHIDAESCLEVSLLRGQKAEVEHFAQHVIGERGVRYGQLVVVPANLESSSEGDDGHGHDHHHHGDDLV, from the coding sequence ATGCAGCGCGTGACGATGACGATCGACGAAGAGCTGATGGAGAGCCTCGACCGCTACATGGCGGCCTCGGGCCATCGCAATCGCTCCGAGGCCGTTCGCGACCTCGTGCGCGCCGGCCTCTTGCTTCAGCCCGAGAACGACGACGGCGAGCGCGCCTGCATGGCCGCGCTCGTCTATGTCTATGACCACGAGACTCGCCAGCTCTCGAAGCGCCTGTTGAGCGATCATCACAGCCACGCCGACATGTCGATCGCGACCTTGCACGTGCATATCGACGCGGAAAGCTGCCTCGAGGTCTCGCTCCTGCGCGGCCAAAAGGCCGAGGTGGAGCATTTCGCGCAGCACGTCATCGGCGAACGCGGGGTGCGTTATGGGCAGCTCGTCGTGGTTCCCGCCAATCTCGAATCCAGTTCCGAAGGCGACGACGGCCATGGTCACGACCATCATCATCATGGCGATGATCTGGTCTAA
- a CDS encoding FecR family protein, which translates to MAKLLSNIRDHAGSRRKRRKAEDAIEVKKAERVCERPVSAFSPRALWSVLFVVALGAPGPLTAETIGSANSVRPDVSGGNSTIKDGDGVTQGEVIKSGPKGSTKIGFNDGTSLSIGSSAQVTLSHFVYNDNKTFKKATFDLGKGVFRFVTGASDKSAYEIKTPTSTISVRGTVFTVIVTSNSTCVDVKGGSVDQSGAQPPKARRLPDTSDPGEGLSNTITTVVVYRGSVSFCQGSNCQTVDAGQSANDGGDAKNSCQNGQNKGPIPNAPQAPVKHGGDPPPPPSDPYTPPSPDKCGKPHCSDGH; encoded by the coding sequence ATGGCGAAGCTCCTGTCGAACATTCGAGATCACGCTGGCTCCAGACGAAAGCGCCGGAAGGCGGAAGACGCGATCGAAGTTAAAAAAGCCGAGCGCGTTTGCGAGCGACCGGTTTCTGCTTTTTCGCCTCGCGCTCTCTGGAGCGTCCTTTTCGTCGTCGCACTCGGGGCGCCGGGCCCGCTCACGGCGGAGACGATCGGCTCGGCGAACTCGGTGCGTCCCGACGTGTCCGGGGGGAACAGCACGATCAAGGACGGCGACGGCGTTACGCAGGGCGAGGTCATAAAGAGCGGCCCAAAGGGCTCGACCAAGATCGGTTTCAATGACGGCACCTCATTGTCGATCGGCTCCTCGGCGCAGGTGACGCTGAGCCATTTCGTCTACAACGATAACAAGACCTTCAAGAAAGCGACCTTCGATCTCGGCAAGGGAGTCTTCCGCTTCGTGACCGGCGCCTCCGATAAGAGCGCGTATGAGATCAAGACCCCGACTTCGACGATCAGCGTGCGCGGCACCGTGTTCACGGTGATCGTCACCAGCAATTCAACATGTGTCGATGTAAAGGGCGGTTCGGTCGATCAGTCGGGCGCTCAGCCGCCCAAGGCTCGGCGCTTGCCAGATACAAGCGATCCGGGAGAGGGTCTGTCGAACACAATCACCACGGTCGTCGTGTACCGCGGTTCAGTCAGCTTCTGCCAAGGGAGCAACTGCCAGACCGTCGACGCCGGCCAGAGTGCGAACGACGGCGGCGACGCCAAAAATTCTTGCCAAAACGGCCAAAATAAGGGGCCAATCCCAAACGCCCCCCAGGCGCCGGTAAAGCACGGAGGCGATCCGCCGCCGCCGCCGTCGGATCCCTACACTCCGCCCAGCCCGGATAAATGCGGCAAGCCGCACTGCTCCGACGGCCATTAG
- a CDS encoding PP2C family protein-serine/threonine phosphatase: protein MTHQEERGARQAGEAVHAKGSLPPLDFLLEILADLSPIDLPSGDVLLRQGEESDCAFYLERGALQVYAETRYGPVPLATLEAPRLIGEIGALAGLARIASVKAASAARVYRVDRVQLLELGRRSPDFFATVVRQLGGQIDSVNKALALYSNALQALERRDFDVAILEDLTRASPHLAEFSAAFRRFAEHIVRNKRRQEEMASAALIQRSFLPEDSRIDFARDDLELRAQMRPAREVGGDFYDFIPLDSDRLAVVLGDVCGKGMPASLFMSVVVTVLRMSAREEQNAAAAIARANALLCRDNSASLFATCFFAVLHLREGVLEYCNCGHNAPVHLSSSGQVRRLETTGLPLAMLADRPAGAARVPFAPGDTLFIFSDGVTEAINPAEEEFGDALLLETLMENREGTVADFVSRVFDAVDAFAGEEPQADDITCIAVRRRVKPNILPETAISDSN from the coding sequence TTGACGCACCAGGAGGAGCGCGGAGCGCGGCAGGCGGGAGAAGCGGTCCACGCAAAAGGGAGTTTGCCCCCTTTAGACTTCTTGCTAGAGATTCTCGCCGATCTTTCTCCGATCGACCTCCCATCGGGCGACGTCCTTTTACGTCAGGGAGAGGAAAGCGACTGCGCGTTCTACCTGGAAAGGGGCGCGCTGCAGGTCTATGCGGAGACGCGTTACGGACCGGTGCCGCTCGCGACCCTGGAGGCGCCGCGGCTTATCGGCGAGATCGGCGCTCTCGCGGGATTGGCGCGTATCGCAAGCGTCAAAGCGGCGAGCGCCGCACGGGTCTACCGCGTCGATCGCGTGCAGCTCTTGGAGCTTGGCCGCCGCTCCCCCGATTTCTTCGCCACCGTCGTTCGCCAGCTGGGCGGGCAGATCGACTCGGTCAACAAGGCGCTGGCTCTTTACTCCAATGCGCTTCAGGCGCTCGAAAGACGCGATTTCGACGTGGCGATCCTAGAGGATTTGACGCGCGCCTCGCCCCATCTCGCCGAGTTTTCCGCGGCGTTCCGCCGCTTCGCGGAGCACATTGTGCGCAACAAGCGGCGCCAGGAGGAAATGGCGAGCGCGGCGCTCATCCAGCGGTCGTTTCTCCCGGAAGATTCGAGGATCGACTTCGCTCGCGACGACCTGGAATTGCGCGCGCAAATGCGGCCTGCGCGCGAGGTCGGCGGCGACTTCTATGACTTCATTCCGCTCGATTCCGACCGGCTCGCCGTGGTCCTGGGCGATGTTTGCGGAAAGGGAATGCCGGCGAGTCTCTTCATGAGCGTCGTCGTGACCGTGCTCCGCATGTCCGCAAGGGAAGAGCAAAACGCGGCGGCTGCGATCGCGCGGGCGAATGCGTTGCTCTGCCGGGACAACAGCGCGTCCTTGTTCGCGACCTGCTTTTTTGCCGTCCTGCATCTCCGTGAAGGCGTTCTCGAATATTGCAATTGCGGGCACAACGCGCCGGTGCATCTTTCGTCGTCGGGGCAGGTGAGACGCTTGGAGACGACCGGTCTGCCGCTGGCGATGCTCGCGGATCGCCCGGCCGGCGCCGCTCGCGTTCCCTTCGCGCCGGGCGACACGCTCTTTATCTTTTCCGATGGGGTCACGGAGGCCATCAATCCCGCCGAGGAAGAATTCGGCGACGCTCTCCTCCTCGAAACTCTGATGGAGAATCGAGAAGGGACTGTGGCGGATTTCGTTTCGAGGGTTTTCGACGCGGTCGACGCCTTTGCCGGCGAGGAGCCGCAGGCCGACGACATCACCTGCATCGCCGTTCGGCGCCGCGTGAAACCAAACATTCTACCGGAAACCGCGATTAGCGACTCGAATTGA
- a CDS encoding STAS domain-containing protein, with amino-acid sequence MELTSADIGNEVTKITLSGRLDIDGALKIDEPFMNIVKEKKFLAVDLSDVSFLASLGMRTLVSGAKASWEKGGKMVLLTPQQNVEKGLRAAAIDTIIPIVRDMSEAERVFGL; translated from the coding sequence ATGGAGTTGACGTCGGCGGATATCGGGAATGAGGTAACCAAAATCACGCTGTCGGGGCGTTTGGACATCGATGGCGCGCTCAAAATCGACGAGCCCTTCATGAACATCGTCAAGGAGAAGAAGTTCCTTGCGGTGGATCTGTCCGACGTGTCCTTCCTCGCCTCGCTTGGCATGCGGACGCTCGTCTCAGGCGCAAAGGCCTCGTGGGAGAAGGGCGGCAAAATGGTGCTGCTCACCCCTCAGCAGAACGTCGAAAAAGGTTTAAGAGCGGCCGCTATAGATACGATCATCCCAATCGTCCGCGACATGAGCGAGGCCGAGAGGGTCTTCGGCCTTTGA
- a CDS encoding cyclic nucleotide-binding domain-containing protein, translating into MSRAEAGGAPRSLFGSFEQKHIALGLSTGLLAGLLALVASVTSTLFIFAGPLQESFPVGLAMTLMSSVIFGVVSAASGARSFSILRTQEVAIANLGVMALALHAAMRDTHSREEIEATVIALCALGAAFVGTGLYAIGRFSLTRYLRFVPDCVVSGYLASVGFLLLKSGVLALAGADGFQSTVTSLSNPDAVSRLCGGGFLALLLLIIESRSRSRLAAPLLILAAIGCFQIVIRWSGLSIDSLERHGWVVANAPKELQNLPPLAPARLREVDWIALLGQAPSMVFLVLTSALGEMLALSGIERVSPKAQDVDAEFKNAGAANLLVAPLGAVPGFHSTVHTLLALRFRAPRRIVAAMIALVCLLALVSGKPFLQLMPWPLFGGMLIWMGVVGLKDWFFRGLLEMKSAHAIVKALILSVVVAFGFYQGMVFGALAGAFLFILEYARTGVVRLQISGREYHSSLTQFDDRRLAAIKELGDAIVILRLKGYVFFGSAHGLRERVQDALASDRRLECIVIDFEEVAGVDGAAAMTLEAIGRDARAAGVEIVFCGLSEEHRRSFAGLGLNLSAGFHLFSNLEQGLRYAEDEVFSRHRPSVVAQDPVSVFAWLVQATGSEALAARLAAAGEAMRFAPGEAVIVEGQQSDELYVVAHGEASVEMTSAGGGLVQLAIFGPGALFGELAYLLRTPRSATVRAKTELDVWRLSRSALDSLGEEAPAAALAFQHFLAARLADRVLGANRLVRYLSR; encoded by the coding sequence GTGAGTCGGGCCGAGGCTGGGGGCGCGCCCCGCTCGCTATTTGGCTCGTTCGAACAGAAGCATATCGCCCTCGGTCTTTCCACTGGCCTTCTCGCCGGCCTTCTCGCTCTCGTCGCTTCGGTCACCTCGACGCTCTTCATCTTTGCGGGCCCGCTGCAAGAGTCCTTCCCCGTGGGCTTGGCGATGACCCTGATGTCCTCGGTGATCTTCGGCGTCGTCAGTGCGGCGTCGGGCGCGCGGTCCTTCTCCATCCTGCGTACGCAGGAGGTCGCGATCGCCAATCTGGGCGTGATGGCGCTGGCGCTGCACGCCGCGATGAGGGACACGCACAGCCGTGAGGAGATCGAAGCCACGGTGATCGCGCTCTGCGCTCTCGGCGCAGCCTTCGTGGGGACAGGATTATATGCGATCGGCCGCTTTTCCTTGACGCGCTATCTGCGATTCGTGCCCGACTGCGTCGTGAGCGGCTATCTCGCCAGCGTCGGTTTCCTGCTTCTGAAAAGCGGCGTCCTGGCGCTCGCCGGCGCGGACGGTTTTCAGTCGACGGTGACGTCGCTTTCCAACCCGGACGCGGTCTCGCGGCTTTGCGGAGGAGGTTTTCTCGCCCTGCTGCTGCTCATCATCGAATCGAGATCGCGATCGCGCCTGGCTGCGCCGCTGCTGATCCTGGCTGCGATCGGATGCTTCCAGATCGTCATTCGCTGGAGCGGGCTCTCGATCGACTCGCTGGAGCGGCACGGCTGGGTGGTCGCCAACGCGCCGAAAGAACTGCAAAATCTGCCGCCTCTGGCGCCGGCGAGGCTGCGCGAGGTCGACTGGATCGCCTTGCTCGGCCAGGCGCCTTCCATGGTCTTCCTCGTGCTGACGAGCGCGTTGGGCGAGATGCTGGCTCTCTCCGGCATCGAACGCGTTTCGCCCAAAGCGCAGGACGTCGACGCGGAATTCAAGAACGCAGGCGCGGCAAATCTTCTCGTCGCGCCGCTTGGCGCCGTGCCGGGCTTTCACTCGACGGTCCACACGCTGCTCGCTTTGCGCTTTCGCGCCCCCCGAAGGATCGTCGCGGCGATGATCGCGCTTGTGTGCCTCCTGGCGCTCGTGAGCGGCAAGCCATTCCTGCAGCTCATGCCTTGGCCCCTTTTTGGCGGCATGCTGATCTGGATGGGCGTCGTCGGATTGAAGGATTGGTTTTTCCGAGGCCTCCTGGAGATGAAGAGCGCTCATGCGATCGTGAAAGCGCTTATCCTCTCCGTCGTCGTGGCGTTCGGCTTCTACCAGGGCATGGTTTTCGGCGCGCTCGCGGGGGCTTTCCTGTTCATCCTCGAATATGCGCGCACCGGGGTCGTGCGCCTGCAGATCAGCGGCCGCGAATATCACTCCTCTTTGACGCAGTTCGACGATCGGCGGCTCGCCGCGATCAAGGAGCTCGGCGACGCCATCGTTATCTTGAGATTGAAGGGTTACGTCTTCTTCGGATCGGCGCATGGCTTGCGCGAGCGCGTCCAAGACGCGTTGGCGAGCGATCGAAGGCTCGAATGCATCGTCATCGATTTCGAAGAGGTCGCCGGCGTGGACGGCGCCGCGGCGATGACGCTCGAAGCCATCGGACGCGACGCGCGGGCGGCCGGCGTCGAGATCGTGTTTTGCGGTCTTTCCGAGGAGCATCGGCGCTCCTTCGCGGGGCTGGGTCTGAATCTTTCGGCGGGTTTTCACCTGTTCTCCAACCTCGAGCAGGGTCTGCGCTATGCGGAGGACGAGGTCTTTTCGCGCCACAGGCCGTCTGTCGTCGCTCAGGACCCCGTCTCTGTCTTCGCTTGGCTGGTGCAGGCGACAGGCTCCGAAGCCCTCGCCGCTCGCCTCGCGGCCGCCGGCGAGGCCATGCGCTTTGCTCCAGGCGAAGCGGTGATCGTCGAGGGGCAGCAATCGGACGAGCTCTATGTCGTGGCCCATGGAGAGGCGAGCGTCGAGATGACGTCGGCGGGAGGCGGGCTGGTGCAGCTCGCGATATTCGGACCCGGCGCGCTTTTCGGCGAGCTGGCCTATCTCTTGCGGACGCCGCGCTCCGCCACCGTGCGCGCTAAGACGGAACTTGACGTGTGGCGCCTATCCAGAAGCGCGCTCGACTCGCTCGGCGAGGAGGCACCGGCGGCGGCGCTCGCCTTCCAGCACTTCCTGGCGGCGCGCCTCGCCGATCGGGTCCTCGGCGCCAATCGGCTCGTGCGTTATCTTTCCCGTTGA
- a CDS encoding HupE/UreJ family protein produces MKSFLARLAAFALLAVLGALPAQAHTPDISTAKIQAKDKGFVVDVGFLATDLERMFQESMAERKDADLSQPGVLEEEIGKFVERRVTMRNAAGEACPGSVEHAGEDPTNQDSALVVLRFDCEGLVAFDATKLLKAQGPRGKELVTLLSGANAGEIVLDGASPPLDLTKPLETTAQLMLKFGKAGIEHILTGYDHICFLIAVILWATRVWPVVKVVTAFTISHSITLSLAALDVVSLPTTLTESAIAASIIFVAVENFFSRNIDRRWIVTFIFGFIHGFGFASGLKELNVQKATIVPALASFNIGVEIGQIAIVLVLLPILLYIDHHTGKKRHEKLVYAISGVIALAGTYWLLQRLGLIPG; encoded by the coding sequence ATGAAAAGCTTCCTGGCGAGGTTGGCGGCGTTCGCGCTTCTCGCTGTCCTTGGCGCGCTCCCCGCGCAGGCGCACACGCCGGACATCTCGACCGCCAAGATCCAAGCCAAGGACAAGGGCTTTGTCGTGGACGTCGGATTCCTTGCGACCGACCTCGAGCGGATGTTCCAGGAGTCCATGGCCGAGCGCAAGGACGCGGACCTCTCTCAGCCCGGCGTTCTCGAGGAGGAGATCGGCAAATTCGTGGAGCGCCGCGTCACGATGCGGAACGCGGCCGGAGAGGCCTGCCCCGGCTCTGTCGAGCATGCGGGCGAGGACCCGACCAATCAGGATAGCGCGCTCGTCGTGCTGCGGTTCGACTGCGAGGGGCTCGTCGCCTTTGACGCGACGAAGCTCCTCAAGGCGCAGGGGCCGCGCGGCAAGGAGCTCGTCACGCTGCTGAGCGGCGCCAACGCCGGCGAGATCGTGCTCGACGGCGCGAGCCCACCGCTCGATCTGACGAAGCCGCTCGAGACGACCGCGCAGCTCATGCTGAAATTTGGCAAGGCCGGCATCGAGCACATTCTCACCGGCTACGACCACATCTGCTTTCTCATCGCCGTGATCCTGTGGGCGACGCGCGTCTGGCCGGTGGTCAAGGTCGTCACGGCCTTCACGATCTCGCACTCGATCACGCTGTCTCTGGCGGCGCTCGATGTCGTGAGCCTGCCGACGACCTTGACGGAATCGGCGATCGCGGCGTCCATCATCTTCGTCGCCGTCGAGAACTTCTTCTCGCGCAACATCGACAGACGCTGGATCGTCACTTTCATTTTCGGCTTCATCCACGGCTTCGGCTTCGCGAGCGGCTTGAAGGAGCTCAACGTGCAGAAGGCGACCATCGTGCCGGCCTTAGCGAGCTTCAATATCGGGGTGGAGATCGGCCAGATCGCCATCGTGCTCGTGCTGCTGCCGATCCTCCTCTATATCGACCACCACACCGGCAAGAAGCGTCACGAAAAGCTCGTCTACGCCATTTCGGGGGTGATCGCGCTCGCCGGGACCTACTGGCTGCTGCAACGGCTGGGGCTTATCCCCGGCTGA
- a CDS encoding ATP-binding protein, giving the protein MHSEWRRDFAGAMNAVSGAVGWVGSIASDLHLPDEKSYAMQVCLEELMANVAMHGRSTAAQNGPDENADPLKVSVSVNVSSDRITLTVEDNGRPFDISSARPRGVEGGLDGIRPGGLGIGVIRSFADNLKYSRTATGNCVIAEFLR; this is encoded by the coding sequence GTGCATAGCGAGTGGCGCCGGGATTTTGCGGGCGCTATGAACGCGGTCAGCGGCGCCGTGGGATGGGTGGGTTCGATCGCCTCGGACCTGCATCTCCCCGACGAGAAGTCGTATGCGATGCAGGTCTGCCTCGAGGAGCTCATGGCCAATGTCGCAATGCACGGCCGTTCTACGGCGGCGCAAAACGGCCCGGACGAGAACGCGGATCCCCTCAAAGTCTCCGTTTCGGTAAATGTCTCGAGCGACAGAATCACGTTGACCGTCGAGGATAATGGGCGACCTTTCGACATCTCTTCCGCTCGACCCCGCGGGGTCGAGGGGGGGCTGGACGGCATCCGCCCCGGCGGCCTCGGCATCGGCGTGATCCGTAGCTTCGCCGACAACCTCAAATATTCCCGTACCGCGACAGGAAACTGTGTCATCGCTGAGTTTTTGCGTTAA
- a CDS encoding FecR family protein, producing MAKLLSNRRDHAGSRRVCERPVSAFSPRALWSVLFVVALGAPGSLTAETIGSANSVRPDVSGGNSTMKDGDGVTQGEVIKSGPRGSTRIGFNDGTSLSIGSSAQVTLSHFVYNDNKTFKKATFDLGKGVFRFVTGASDKSAYEIKTPTSTISVRGTVFTVIVTSNSTRVDVEGGSVDQSGAQQPNAGSLPDTSNPGEGLSNTTTKVNVESGSVSFCQGSNCQTVDAGQSANDGGGPKNSGQNGPSAPPAPTKHGGDPPAPPPQPYTPPSPDKCGAAHCSDGH from the coding sequence ATGGCGAAGCTCCTGTCGAACAGACGAGATCACGCTGGCTCCAGGCGCGTTTGCGAGCGACCGGTTTCCGCTTTTTCGCCTCGCGCTCTCTGGAGCGTCCTTTTCGTCGTCGCGCTCGGGGCGCCGGGTTCGCTCACAGCGGAGACGATCGGCTCGGCGAACTCGGTGCGTCCCGACGTGTCCGGGGGGAACAGCACGATGAAGGACGGCGACGGCGTTACGCAGGGCGAGGTCATAAAGAGCGGCCCTAGGGGCTCGACCAGGATCGGTTTCAATGACGGCACCTCATTGTCGATCGGCTCCTCGGCGCAGGTGACGCTGAGCCATTTCGTCTACAATGATAACAAGACCTTCAAGAAAGCGACCTTCGATCTCGGCAAGGGAGTCTTCCGCTTCGTGACCGGCGCCTCCGATAAGAGCGCGTATGAGATCAAGACCCCGACTTCGACGATCAGCGTGCGCGGCACCGTGTTCACGGTGATCGTCACCAGCAATTCAACGCGGGTCGATGTAGAGGGCGGCTCGGTCGATCAGTCGGGCGCTCAGCAGCCCAACGCTGGGAGCCTGCCCGATACGAGCAACCCGGGAGAGGGTCTGTCGAACACAACCACCAAGGTCAATGTAGAGAGCGGCTCAGTCAGCTTCTGCCAAGGGAGCAACTGTCAGACCGTCGACGCCGGTCAGAGCGCGAACGACGGCGGCGGCCCCAAGAATTCCGGCCAAAACGGCCCAAGCGCTCCCCCGGCGCCAACGAAGCACGGAGGCGATCCGCCAGCGCCGCCACCGCAACCCTACACCCCGCCCAGCCCGGATAAATGCGGCGCGGCGCACTGCTCCGACGGCCATTAG
- a CDS encoding DUF3307 domain-containing protein, translating to MLALPPLLSTRWLIIGLSAFLAKQLVGDFLLQNQWMAFGKERTKGWIAPLLAHAGIHAALTTITFALLAPSLAWLGVIDFFVHCAIDRAKGLIGRRFGLTPENSHFWWLLGFDQVLHHATHAAFVVILAAYYSAPELS from the coding sequence ATGCTGGCGCTACCCCCACTGCTCTCCACGCGGTGGCTGATCATTGGCCTCTCGGCTTTTTTGGCCAAGCAGCTCGTCGGGGACTTCTTGTTGCAGAACCAATGGATGGCCTTCGGCAAGGAGCGCACGAAGGGATGGATCGCGCCGCTTCTCGCCCACGCGGGGATCCACGCCGCCCTGACGACGATCACCTTCGCGCTTCTCGCGCCAAGTCTCGCTTGGCTCGGCGTCATCGATTTCTTCGTCCACTGCGCGATCGATCGCGCCAAAGGCCTCATTGGACGGCGGTTCGGCCTCACCCCGGAGAACTCTCACTTCTGGTGGCTGCTCGGATTTGATCAGGTTCTGCATCACGCCACGCACGCCGCCTTCGTCGTGATTCTCGCGGCTTACTACAGCGCGCCAGAGCTGAGCTGA